CGGCCCGGGAGCGGCTCGGCTGGATCCCGTCCCGCCCGGACCTGGCGGACATCGTCGCGGACGCCTGGGCGTTCGCCCGCAGGCAGGACCGGGAGGGTGAGCACGCATGACGGTCGCAGCGGACTTCACCCGGCTCTACGGGACCGCGCCGGACGGCGTCTGGGCGGCGCCCGGCCGGGTCAACCTGATCGGCGAGTACACCGACTTCAACGACGGATTCGTGCTGCCGATGGCGCTGCCGCACACCGCGGTCGCGGCCGTCGCCCGGCGCGACGACGGCGTCCTGCGGGTCCACTCCGCCGACGTCGAGGAGGGCGTCGTCCAGCTCGACGTCGACGCCCTCGAACCCCGCTCCGGCGCCGGCTGGGCCGCGTACCCGGCCGGCGTCGTGCGGGCGCTGCGCGAGGCGGGGCACCCGGTCACCGGGGCGGACATCCATCTGGCCTCGACCGTCCCCACCGGCGCCGGGCTCTCCTCCTCGGCCGCCCTGGAGGTCGTCACCGCGCTCGCCCTGGACGAGCTGTACGGGCTCGGGCTGACCCGGCCCGAGCTGGCGCGGCTCGCCCAGCGCGCCGAGAACGACTTCGTCGGCGTGCCGTGCGGGGTGATGGACCAGATGGCCTCGGCGTGCGCGGCCCCCGGGCACGCCCTGTTCCTGGACACCCGCGACCTTTCGTACCGTCAGGTCCCCTTCGACCTCGGCGCGGTGGGGCTGCGGCTGCTCGTCGTCGACACCCGCGTGAAGCACGCGCTCGGCGACGGCGCGTACGCCGAGCGCCGCGCCGGCTGCGAGGCCGGTGCGCGGGCGCTCGGGGTGCGCGCGCTGCGCGACGTGCCGTACGTGCACCTGCCCGACGCCCTCGCCCGGCTGAGCGATCCGACGGTCCGGCGCTACGTCCGGCACGTGGTCTCCGACGACGAGCGGGTGCGCCGGACGATCGAGCTGCTCGACGCCGGCGAGGTCCGCAAGGTCGGTCCGGTGCTCACCGAGGGGCACGCCTCGCTCCGGGACGATCTGCGGGTTTCCTGCGCGGAGTTGGACCTCGCCGTCGAGGCGGCGAACGCGGCCGGGGCGCTCGGCGCGCGGATGACCGGCGGCGGCTTCGGCGGCTCCGCCGTCGTCCTCGTCGAGGCGACCGGGCCGCAGGGTGCGGACGTGGTGGCCGCGGCGGTCGAAAAGGCCTTCGCCGAGGCCGGGTTCACCGCGCCGAGGATCTTCGAGGCGGTGCCCTCCGAAGGCGCGCGGCGCCTCTGAGGGCCCCAACTATCACAGGGACGGCATAAGTTCGGCCGACTTGAGCGAAACCTGCGCTACCGGCGGCCTCCACCCGTACTCTGATGCGCAGCGCCGGTGGGGGCCGGTGCTGATCAGGGGGCGAGAAGCGTCGGGTACGACGCCCAGGGCGGGGTAACAGTCACTGCACGGCGGCGGCCGTGTGCTGTGACGGACCCGCCCCGGCGTCGTGCCCGCGCCGGTCTTGGTTCCTCGACGCTTGGGGGTGTCCGTGGTCCGTATCCGGGTCCTGGTGGTGGACGACCACCGCATTTTCGCCGAGTCGCTCGCCGCGGCCCTCGCGGCCGAGCCGGACGTCGACGTCGCCGCCGCGGGAAGCGGCCCGGCGGCGCTGCGCTGTCTGGACCGCGCGGCCGGCGAGGGCCGCCGGTTCGACGTGCTGCTCGTCGACGCCGACCTCGGCGTCATGGGAGCGCCGGCCGTCGCCCGCGCCGTGCCGGACGACGGCGAGGCCGCCGTCGACGGCATCTCGCTGGTGGCCGGGGTGCGTTCGGCCCAGGCGGGCGTCCGCACGATCGTGCTCGCGGAGAAGGACGACCCGCGCCGGGCCGCCCTCGCGCTGCAGGCCGGGGCCTGCGGCTGGGTCGCCAAGGACTGTTCGCTGCAGCGGCTGCTGGCGGTGATCCGGGGCGTCCTGCGCGACGAGACGCATCTGCCGCCCGCGCTGCTCACCGGCGTCCTGCGGGAGTTGACGGCGGCCCGCAAGCACCGCACCGAGAGCGAGCAGTTGGTGGAGTCGCTGACCCCGCGCGAGCGCGAGGTGCTGCGCTGCATGGTGGCCGGCCTCGGCCGCAAGGCGGTCGCCGAGCGGCTGTTCCTCTCCCCGCACACGGTCCGCACGCACATGCAGAACGTGCTGGGGAAACTGGGCGTGCACTCCACGCTCGCGGCGGTCGCGCTGGCCCGCCGAGCGGGCGTCGGACCGGCCGAGCTAGCCGGGGACGTTGTCGAACGGGGCGGTCAGCTGGCGTAGCAGGCCGGCCAGATCGCCGCGCTCGGCGCGCGAGAGCTGGGCGAGGATGGCGCGCTCCTGGGCCAGCAGTCCGGCCAGCGCCTGGTCGGCGCGGTCGCGGCCCTCGGTGGTCAGCCGGACGAGGACGCCGCGCCGGTCGCTGGGGTCCGGGAGCCGCTCGACGAGGCCCTTCTTGGCGAGCCGGTCGATCCGGTTGGTCATCGTGCCCGAGGTGACCAGCGTCTGGGTGAGCAGCTGGCCAGGGGAGAGCTGGTACGGGGAGCCGGCGCGGCGCAGCGACGTCAGGACGTCGAACTCCCAGGGCTCCAGGTTGTGCTCGGAGAAGGCGAGCCGACGGGCCCGGTCGAGGTGGCGGGCGAGCCGTGAGACGCGGCTGAGCACCTCGAGCGGTTCCACGTCGAGGTCCGGGCGCTCGCGGCGCCATGCAGCGACCAGACGGTCGACCTCGTCCTCCATGACGATCAGTGTAGAGGGTCTGTTGACATAAAGTCTGTTGACGTGAAGTATCTTGATATCGAGATAAGTGCTGAGCACTCGTGAGGGAGCACACCCATGCGTTCCGCGCCGATCTGGGATCCGCAGCAGTACCTCCGCCACTCCGGACACCGCACCCGCCCGTTCCTCGACCTGCTCGCTCGCGTCCCCGAGCTGCCGAACGGCCCGCACCCGGCCCGCATCGCCGACGTGGGCTGCGGCGCCGGCAACGTCACCGTCCTGCTCGCCGACCGCTGGCCCGACGCCCGCATCACCGGCCTCGACCTCTCGCCGGAGATGCTGCGGCAGGCCGAGAAGGACTTCGCCGGACCCACCCCGGGCGGCGGCTCGCTCGACTTCCGCACCGCCGACGCCGCGGACTGGACGCCGGACGAGCCGTACGACCTGATCGTCTCCAACGCCGCACTCCAGTGGGTGCCCGGCCACGCCGAGTCCTTCGCCGCCTGGATCGCCGGCCTCGCCCCCGGCGGCGTGTTCGCCTTCCAGGTGCCGAACAACTTCGACGCGCCCAGCCACACCCTGCTCGCCGAGCTGCGCGACTCCCCGCGGTGGCGGGCCCGCCTCGGCGCGCCGAGCCGCGCCACGGACGTCCTCGCCCCGGCCGAGTACCTGAACCGGCTCGTCGATCTCGGCTGCGAGACCGACGTCTGGGAGACCACCTACCTGCAGCTGCTCACCGGCGACGACCCCGTCCTCGACTGGGTCAAGGGCACCGCCCTGCGGCCCGTGCTCACCGCCCTGGAGGGCGACGAGGAGGCCGCCGACGCCTTCCTCGCCGAGTACCGGGACCGGCTCCGCGAGGCCTACCCGGCCGGCCCGCACGGCACCGTCTTCCCGTTCCGCCGGCTGTTCGCCGTCGCCCGCAAGGAGATCTGATGCTGACCGCCGTCGACCACGTCCAGCTCGCCGCCCCGCCCGGCAGCGAGGACGCCCTGCGCGCCTACTACACCGGCGTCCTCGGCATGACCGAGATCCCCAAGCCGCCCGTGCTCGCCGCCCGCGGCGGCTGCTGGTTCGCCGCCGCCGGCGGGGCCGTCCAGCTGCACCTGGGCGTCGAGGACGACT
This sequence is a window from Streptomyces sp. HUAS YS2. Protein-coding genes within it:
- a CDS encoding trans-aconitate 2-methyltransferase; translated protein: MRSAPIWDPQQYLRHSGHRTRPFLDLLARVPELPNGPHPARIADVGCGAGNVTVLLADRWPDARITGLDLSPEMLRQAEKDFAGPTPGGGSLDFRTADAADWTPDEPYDLIVSNAALQWVPGHAESFAAWIAGLAPGGVFAFQVPNNFDAPSHTLLAELRDSPRWRARLGAPSRATDVLAPAEYLNRLVDLGCETDVWETTYLQLLTGDDPVLDWVKGTALRPVLTALEGDEEAADAFLAEYRDRLREAYPAGPHGTVFPFRRLFAVARKEI
- a CDS encoding VOC family protein, producing MLTAVDHVQLAAPPGSEDALRAYYTGVLGMTEIPKPPVLAARGGCWFAAAGGAVQLHLGVEDDFRPARKAHPGLRVTAIDAYAARLEERGADVVWDDNLPGHRRFYSEDPVGNRLEFLEPVN
- a CDS encoding response regulator transcription factor — its product is MVRIRVLVVDDHRIFAESLAAALAAEPDVDVAAAGSGPAALRCLDRAAGEGRRFDVLLVDADLGVMGAPAVARAVPDDGEAAVDGISLVAGVRSAQAGVRTIVLAEKDDPRRAALALQAGACGWVAKDCSLQRLLAVIRGVLRDETHLPPALLTGVLRELTAARKHRTESEQLVESLTPREREVLRCMVAGLGRKAVAERLFLSPHTVRTHMQNVLGKLGVHSTLAAVALARRAGVGPAELAGDVVERGGQLA
- the galK gene encoding galactokinase; amino-acid sequence: MTVAADFTRLYGTAPDGVWAAPGRVNLIGEYTDFNDGFVLPMALPHTAVAAVARRDDGVLRVHSADVEEGVVQLDVDALEPRSGAGWAAYPAGVVRALREAGHPVTGADIHLASTVPTGAGLSSSAALEVVTALALDELYGLGLTRPELARLAQRAENDFVGVPCGVMDQMASACAAPGHALFLDTRDLSYRQVPFDLGAVGLRLLVVDTRVKHALGDGAYAERRAGCEAGARALGVRALRDVPYVHLPDALARLSDPTVRRYVRHVVSDDERVRRTIELLDAGEVRKVGPVLTEGHASLRDDLRVSCAELDLAVEAANAAGALGARMTGGGFGGSAVVLVEATGPQGADVVAAAVEKAFAEAGFTAPRIFEAVPSEGARRL
- a CDS encoding MarR family winged helix-turn-helix transcriptional regulator, coding for MEDEVDRLVAAWRRERPDLDVEPLEVLSRVSRLARHLDRARRLAFSEHNLEPWEFDVLTSLRRAGSPYQLSPGQLLTQTLVTSGTMTNRIDRLAKKGLVERLPDPSDRRGVLVRLTTEGRDRADQALAGLLAQERAILAQLSRAERGDLAGLLRQLTAPFDNVPG